The Aspergillus luchuensis IFO 4308 DNA, chromosome 6, nearly complete sequence genome segment GTTATCCAAAATCCATCTATCGTTTTGAGACGGGGGGCTGTCAGACTATTGAATGTGGCTGCTTGGGAATGTCTAAATCTTTGTTCGGCTTGTCTGCGTACACGCATAACAAACTTCAGTCAAACTGTATTGCAATACATTGGTTTCTCATGTGTTCTGTAAGGAAGACTCGTATTATCATCCCTGGTTTCCCTGATGTTCAGGCCCGGATAGTTTGTGGAAAGTACAGAGACGTTGGGACGTGATGCTCAGACGTTGCTTGTAGGCTTTAGGCTATTTATTCTCCGATGATCAGTGACGTAAGTCGGAAAACAGGACACAGGGATACCGAAGACTTCTAGTAGTATAGATTACTCTCCCATGTCTTGCAGTTCAAGAGTTATGTCTTTCTCTTATTGCTGGCATCCAGAAATAAGGGAAGATATGCGGTAGAGCTTGGCCGCCATTGAACTGGGACATGCTGTCTATAATAAGTAAGGCTGGCTGAAAGATAGACCGTGCTGATAATAGACAATTTAAACACAGTACAGCACACTATAACCATAGCTGGACAAGGATGAGGGAAAGCTCGTAGTCTGGTTGACAGCAAACGCTAATAATTTACCTATTCACCTATAGTTAGTTGTTGTCTCAGTTGCCCGCGGGACtacccaaaccaaaccaaactgGAAATTAATTTGGGGGAAATTCTACCCCTCACCGCCTCCCTTTCCCGCAGCGTCTTCTGCCCCTCCACGACGCGACATTTCGCGATTGATATTGATTTGAGCCATCTACCTGAATCCTCCTGTTCCCGATAGCGTGGTTTGACGGAGCCATCTGTTGTGATCTGAAACGCCAGGATTTCAAGGATTGGGCTTGAATCCAGATCCGGCCCCTTGTTTGACAACTCTTGACTATACTCCTATCGACCCTCTTCCGTCTCCTCACCAACGTTTCCTTATCAACATGGAGCAAGAGCTCCTGACATTGCTGGCAGACACTCAGTCGCCGGTCTCCGATACTAGAAAGTCCGCTGAGCTTCAGCTTCTACGCCTTTATCCCAACGAGACTTTCCCCCTATCACTTGCGGCTATAGCCTCTCACGATTCCGTTCCCACCAATCTCCGCCAGTCTGCCCTTTCTGTTCTTCGGACCTTCATTGCCGCATCCTGGTCCCCAGTTCTCGATGAATTTAAAGGCCAGGTCCTGGTCAGCGATGCAAACAAGGCTCAGCTTCGACGGGCGTTGCTGGACTTAGCTACCATTACCGAAACTCCCGAGCGCAAGGTCAAGTCGTCTGCCAGTTATGCTGTGAGCAAGATCGCCAGCGCCGACTTTCCCGAGCAGTGGCCAGAACTTCTGCCTTCGCTGCTTCACATTATAAACGATGGGAACAGCACCGCCAGTGCGCTTCACGGTGCACTGAAGGTCCTGTTGGATTTGGTGGACACCGGGTTCAGTGAGGAGCAGTTCTTCAATGTTGCTCGGGATCTTGTCACTAGCCTCTTCAATGTCGCTACCAATGAGTCGAGAAAGCCGATGTTGAGAGCCTTGGCTGTCGCAGTTTTTCGGGCCTGCTTTGACACTTTGGAGATGGTCCTCGAGCAACACAAGGCGGCTGTCAAACAATTCATGGACGAAGTACTTGGTGGCTGGtctccattctttctctctacCCTGAAGGCACCCCTACCACAAGCTCCTAGTGCGCAGGAAGAGTCTAAAGACGCTGAGGTGCCCTCCAAGTGGAGAGGTGTCATTGGTCTGAAGTTGCAAGTGGTCAAGGTATATAGCCATTCTGCCCCCTTTGCTGATTCACGCTAATCGCTGACCTGTTAGACCTTGATGAAAATTCGCATGGTATTCCCGGGTCTCTTGACAGCTCAAAGCCCGGTATACTTTTCCACTATCTGGACTGAGCTGTCCAACATACAGTCTGCTTATCATGAGTTCTACATTGAAGATGAGAGACAGGGCCGTATGGAGGATGTCGACGGGCTCCCGTATACTTTGGACTTCTTGGTTCTGGAGGAACTCGATTTGATTCAGACGCTCCTGAAGGCACCTCCGGTCAAGGCCGAgcttcagcagcagctacAGAATGCTGGGCAGTCGGCGGCAACAACAAGTTGGCTTCCCGAAATCATGAAGCTGGTTGCCTCTTATGCTCAAATCACAtcagaggaggaaggcctATGGGATATCGATGTATCTCTGTTCCTTTCGGAGGAGACATCGGTTACTGCCAACTACACGCCCCGTACTTGCAGTGGAGATCTGGTGATCAAGCTTGGCGAATGGCTTAAGAGCATGACAGTTGAGGGACTACACGCATACCTGAACACTGTGTTCTCCGATGCGTCCTCTACGTAAGTTGAGTTCCCTTCCTGGCGCTTCAAACGAAGACTAACCGCTTCTTGAAGGTGGAAATTGAAAGAATCGGCCCTCTACATTCTCAATCAGCTCCTCCGGGACTTTAACGAGGTGTCGCAAGGTATACCTGCTGGCTCGGCTAATGGAATCAGTAACTTCATTCAGTATGCCATCCAGCAACCAGAAGATCTTTTGAGAGCGCGGGGCTACCTCATTGCCGGAGTCCTGTGCCAGGTCGCCGACGACTCCTTCCAGCAGACGGCTGCATCTTACCTCGAGGCTACCATCAAAGCAATCACCGAAGATGAATCTGAAGTGGTCAGGGTCGCTTGTATTCGAGCACTGCAGGATCTTATGCCCTCGCTTCCTTCCAGTGCTACGGTCCCTCTCCAAGTTGCCATTGTTTCAGCTCTGTCGCAGTTCGTTTCCGCACATGACCTTTCTGACCAGTCAGAGGGTGAAGACCTGAAGGTTACCATTGCTGAAACGCTCCGTGATACCATCATGGTCCACCCGACTGTCGTTCTGTCGTCAACCGCCATTGATCTACTGTTCAGTGTTGCCAGCAGCGGAGCCACCAATTTCCAGTTGACGATGATCGTCACGGAAGCATTCGAAGACATAGTTGAAGCTGTCGCCGAGAACGGGGAAGAGGCTTTCGTTCGACTATGCGAGAaggttcttccttccctaaCCGGGGCCATCGACGTCGGCAACCTCACCCAGGAAAATGCTTTGACTAATTTCGCTGCGGACCTGATCCGTGCTCTTGCTGAAGGAGCATTAGAGCCTTTGCCAGCCGGCTTCGTGGAGACGGTCATGCCGAAGTTGAACCGCCTTCTGCTCGATTCGTCCGACGCGGAGCTGATCCGTCCTGCTACAGAAGCTGTCCGCCATATGCTCTCTCATGACTTCAACCAGTTTGTCGCCTGGAGAGACCCGCAGAGCGGTAAAGAAGCCACTGAAGTTGCCTTGATCATTATTGACCGCTTGCTCGGACCGTCGGTCGATGACAATGCGGCGACAGAGGTTGGACAGTTGGCTGCGGAGTTGGTGGAAAAGGCAGGCTCTGAACGTCTCGGTCCTTATCTACCACAGCTTCTCCGTGCTGTGGCCCAACGACTGGCTACTGCGGAACAGGCTCAGTTTATCCAGAGTTTGATCCTTGTCTTCGCACGCCTCACTCTAATCAGCGCACGCGAGGTTGTGGATTTTCTTGCGCAAGTCGATATTGGCGGCCAGAGTGGACTTCCCATAGTGCTGAGCAAGTGGCTCGAGAACTCGGTCAACTTTGCCGGTTATGATGAAATCAAACAGAACATCATTGCACTAGCAACACTGTACAGTCTGGGAGACCCTCGCTTGTCCGAGGTGCAGGTCAAGGgtgatctcatcatccaggaCACTGGCCGTATCAAGACGCGGTCCCAGACACGCAACAACCCTGACCGGTACACTACAGTGACGGCTCCCTTGAAGATTATCAAGGTCCTTGTTGAGGAGCTGGCTGCTGCATCCGGCAACAAGGAAATCGATGCGGCCACGGCGGCTgctctggaggaagagggtagcgacgatgacgacgaatgGGAAGACATGCCCGGCAACACCCTTGACCTCAATTTGGGTGTCACCAAGCAAGAGCTGATGGCATTTGGCGAGGGCGGATCGGAAAGTGTGTTCGGGGTACGCAGACGCGACGACGAAACGCAGGCCTTCCTGTTGAACTTTTTCCGTGAAGCAGCCACTAAGCCTGAGTTCCAGCAGCTCTATGCAGCCTTGACTCCGGCcgagcaggagaagctgcAAAGTTTGAACTGATCCGGCTTGGCAGCTGTCGACAGGTTGATACCATCTTATGGACAAACAttaccttttctttcttccatgtTCTGTTTATGCCCCACCCCTCAGCCGATGCCGGGAATCACATATGAAACCCGTTAAATGCATGCATAGGTACATCTAATGATTGTATGAACAAGCAGTACATCAATGATCGCAATCAATCCTGCTAGTGCCGATAAGACAGCACGCTGTGATTCAGCAATTCCGTAGGACCATATCTAGTAGTAATTCAAAAACAGTCCGACCCGACCCAAGAAACGTCAACGAAAGCCATGCACCTTCCCTATAGTGTTTCACCTGGCAGTTAATCTAGTCAGTTAGTAAGTTAGCTAGACACCTGCAGCTGACAACAAACCAACACGTAGCCGGGTGTCCGGATCATCCCGATGGTCATGCATTTACTCCTTCGGGCTTGGTCTtgagggtggaagagggggggatgggggggatGTGGTCGAACGATGATGCTTCCTGCAGGAAAAATATCCCTAGTGCACAAACTAAACTAAGTACTAGATAGCCCACCCAGTGATCCAGGCGTCTGTTGCCCCATAAAAAGTTCGATATAGACGTTGCATTTAGTTAGGCCTGTGATTGATTACGTGCCCCCCCAAGTACGTACCTATCACATATCACATTACTTGAGAAGATTGATTAGTTGTTCATGAACCAGTTGTTGGTAGATAGAAGTGTTGAACTAAGGAGTGGCGGGCACATTGTCAGTTGTTTTTTATTGTGGGTCGAGAGTTGAGAGAGGCTTCACCGCAGGAGGGAGGGACTTTTACTGTTGAGTTAGATAAAGACTATCTGGTAGGTACTACTGTTTCTGTGTATGTTTCAGGTAGTAAGTATTGGGGTTTGTGTGTCTCTGTCCTCGGCTATTTGGTCCTTGGACTTTTCCAGTCTGGTAAAGAAGTGTAAGTAGTAGGTTTCGGTGTCCACATCTGCTTCTGACATCTTCTCGCTTAGTTCACTGTTGGgcatattatattaattaatcataCCATTTTGGCGCAAACTATCATTAGTGGAGA includes the following:
- a CDS encoding putative importin beta-5 subunit (BUSCO:EOG09260IU8;~COG:U,Y;~EggNog:ENOG410PH26;~InterPro:IPR001494,IPR016024,IPR011989;~PFAM:PF03810;~go_function: GO:0008536 - Ran GTPase binding [Evidence IEA];~go_process: GO:0006886 - intracellular protein transport [Evidence IEA]) encodes the protein MEQELLTLLADTQSPVSDTRKSAELQLLRLYPNETFPLSLAAIASHDSVPTNLRQSALSVLRTFIAASWSPVLDEFKGQVLVSDANKAQLRRALLDLATITETPERKVKSSASYAVSKIASADFPEQWPELLPSLLHIINDGNSTASALHGALKVLLDLVDTGFSEEQFFNVARDLVTSLFNVATNESRKPMLRALAVAVFRACFDTLEMVLEQHKAAVKQFMDEVLGGWSPFFLSTLKAPLPQAPSAQEESKDAEVPSKWRGVIGLKLQVVKTLMKIRMVFPGLLTAQSPVYFSTIWTELSNIQSAYHEFYIEDERQGRMEDVDGLPYTLDFLVLEELDLIQTLLKAPPVKAELQQQLQNAGQSAATTSWLPEIMKLVASYAQITSEEEGLWDIDVSLFLSEETSVTANYTPRTCSGDLVIKLGEWLKSMTVEGLHAYLNTVFSDASSTWKLKESALYILNQLLRDFNEVSQGIPAGSANGISNFIQYAIQQPEDLLRARGYLIAGVLCQVADDSFQQTAASYLEATIKAITEDESEVVRVACIRALQDLMPSLPSSATVPLQVAIVSALSQFVSAHDLSDQSEGEDLKVTIAETLRDTIMVHPTVVLSSTAIDLLFSVASSGATNFQLTMIVTEAFEDIVEAVAENGEEAFVRLCEKVLPSLTGAIDVGNLTQENALTNFAADLIRALAEGALEPLPAGFVETVMPKLNRLLLDSSDAELIRPATEAVRHMLSHDFNQFVAWRDPQSGKEATEVALIIIDRLLGPSVDDNAATEVGQLAAELVEKAGSERLGPYLPQLLRAVAQRLATAEQAQFIQSLILVFARLTLISAREVVDFLAQVDIGGQSGLPIVLSKWLENSVNFAGYDEIKQNIIALATLYSLGDPRLSEVQVKGDLIIQDTGRIKTRSQTRNNPDRYTTVTAPLKIIKVLVEELAAASGNKEIDAATAAALEEEGSDDDDEWEDMPGNTLDLNLGVTKQELMAFGEGGSESVFGVRRRDDETQAFLLNFFREAATKPEFQQLYAALTPAEQEKLQSLN